The following is a genomic window from Opitutaceae bacterium.
GCGCTCATCCGGGAGCGCGTTCAGGCGGCGCCCGAACGCCTGATCCTGATCACGCATGGCACCGACACCATGACCCAGACGGCAGAGGTGCTCAAGGGCATCGGCGACAAGGTCATCGTTCTCACTGGATCGATGATTCCCGCGCGTTTTCGCACGTCCGATGCCATCTTCAACCTGGGCTGCGCCGTCGGCGCGGTGCAGGTGCTTCCAGCCGGAATCTACATCGCCATGAATGGACAGATCTCACCCGCGGACCGCGTCAGGAAGAATCGATCGATGAACCGGTTCGAGGCGAAATCCTGAACACTGCAGAGTCCGCCTGCGACTGCCGTTGCGCGGCAAGTTGCACGATCAAGGCATGCAGCATCGTCATCCGCGGGACTGCAGCGCCCGCCGCTAGAGCCTGCCTCAGCGGCTCGCCCCAGATGGACTCCACTTCAACGGGTTTTTTCTCCAGAAAATCCACCACGCTTGACGGAAAATAGGCGCCCATCGGCGGAGTGACATCATATTGTTCGCGTGCGAACTCCTCAGGGATCGAGAAACCAAGCGCGGCCGCCGCGGAACGCACTTCGTCCATCAACGCACGAACTTCGGCGGACAACCGGGCGTTCGCACAAATGATGTCGGTCGACACTCCACCCGCCGCAATGCCCAGGCCATTGAACGGGATGTTCCAGACGAGTTTTCGCCACCGCGCCTCATCGAGGCGATCGACAACACGGTTGGGAATGCCGGCACGTTGAAAGAGTTCGCCAATCATGCGGGCCTTCGCATCTGCAGGG
Proteins encoded in this region:
- a CDS encoding asparaginase; this encodes MKLRVLTTGGTIDKIYFDAASTYDVGDPQVDPVFKESNVTFEYVVESVLRKDSLVMTDADRALIRERVQAAPERLILITHGTDTMTQTAEVLKGIGDKVIVLTGSMIPARFRTSDAIFNLGCAVGAVQVLPAGIYIAMNGQISPADRVRKNRSMNRFEAKS
- a CDS encoding 2-dehydropantoate 2-reductase, translated to MESRTAFGREDSVADARRFQKVAILGAGALGLYYGGRLAQAGCEVHFIVRSDYARLQESGLVLREGDDVTRIFPVHAHTTPEGAGTVDLVLITLKTVSNGELARLLPPLLRERTIVVTLQNGLGNEDHLARMIPPDAVYGGLCFIASMRTAPGEVTCLHRGTITFGAYRRPADAKARMIGELFQRAGIPNRVVDRLDEARWRKLVWNIPFNGLGIAAGGVSTDIICANARLSAEVRALMDEVRSAAAALGFSIPEEFAREQYDVTPPMGAYFPSSVVDFLEKKPVEVESIWGEPLRQALAAGAAVPRMTMLHALIVQLAAQRQSQADSAVFRISPRTGSSIDSS